From the Martelella mediterranea DSM 17316 genome, one window contains:
- a CDS encoding RbsD/FucU family protein yields the protein MLKGIDPLLGPDLLHVLAMMGHGDEIVIVDANFPAASVGEQTVYGSALSIGCDALQALSAITSLLPLDEFEPDPVLTMQVVGEPQTVPPVIAESMPTLDALGHKPVGLERFAFYERAKEAFAVVQSSEMRPYGNFILRKGVIFA from the coding sequence ATGCTGAAAGGGATTGACCCGCTTCTCGGACCCGACCTGCTGCACGTGCTCGCCATGATGGGTCATGGCGACGAGATCGTGATCGTGGACGCCAATTTCCCCGCTGCCTCCGTTGGCGAGCAGACCGTCTACGGCTCGGCGCTTTCGATCGGCTGCGACGCGCTTCAGGCTCTGTCGGCGATCACGTCCTTGCTGCCGCTCGATGAGTTCGAGCCCGACCCCGTCCTCACCATGCAGGTGGTTGGCGAACCCCAAACCGTGCCGCCGGTGATCGCTGAGTCCATGCCGACGCTCGACGCCCTTGGCCACAAGCCGGTCGGGCTGGAACGGTTCGCCTTCTACGAGCGCGCCAAGGAGGCATTTGCCGTGGTCCAGTCCAGCGAAATGCGCCCCTACGGCAATTTCATCCTGCGCAAGGGCGTGATCTTCGCCTGA
- a CDS encoding LysR substrate-binding domain-containing protein encodes MTFEQLRIFVEVAERQHVTQAAQALNIAQSAASHAIAQLEARYDVQLFYRVGRRIELSEAGRALLAEASAILGQVERAELALSEFSTFLRGTLLVEASQTIASYWLPARLAAFRRAHPGINLRMKIENTQQVADAVLTGAVELGFVEDEVAHPQLVCHPVAADRLIVVVAPDHPWAGLKRLDPAKMSESDWVRRETGSGTRSAFEHAALAMGADVAGFRIAMELPSNEAVRAAAEAGLGAAAMSASVAAPSLEAGLLHHVPIELPERQFIALRLAARRPTRAVTAFLSQLGIVEAVNDAEAEGQG; translated from the coding sequence ATGACCTTCGAGCAATTGCGCATCTTTGTCGAAGTGGCCGAGCGGCAGCATGTCACGCAGGCGGCGCAGGCACTCAATATCGCCCAGTCTGCGGCCAGCCACGCGATCGCCCAGCTCGAGGCGCGCTATGACGTGCAGCTTTTCTACCGCGTCGGGCGGCGGATCGAACTGTCCGAGGCCGGCCGCGCCTTGCTTGCCGAAGCGAGCGCGATCCTCGGGCAGGTGGAGCGCGCCGAACTGGCGCTGAGCGAGTTCAGCACGTTTTTGCGCGGGACGCTGCTGGTCGAGGCGAGCCAGACGATCGCGAGCTACTGGCTGCCGGCTCGGCTTGCCGCCTTCCGCCGCGCCCATCCCGGCATCAACCTGCGCATGAAGATCGAGAATACCCAGCAGGTCGCAGACGCGGTGCTGACGGGGGCGGTGGAGCTCGGCTTCGTCGAGGACGAGGTCGCGCATCCGCAACTTGTCTGTCACCCCGTCGCCGCCGACCGGCTGATCGTCGTCGTCGCGCCCGATCATCCCTGGGCGGGGCTGAAGCGGCTCGATCCCGCGAAAATGTCGGAAAGCGACTGGGTGCGGCGCGAGACCGGATCCGGCACGCGCTCCGCCTTCGAACACGCAGCCCTTGCCATGGGTGCGGATGTGGCGGGTTTCCGCATCGCGATGGAACTGCCGTCCAATGAAGCGGTGCGCGCGGCCGCCGAAGCCGGGCTCGGGGCGGCGGCGATGTCGGCTTCGGTCGCGGCGCCCAGCCTGGAGGCCGGCCTGCTGCACCATGTCCCGATCGAATTGCCCGAACGCCAGTTCATCGCCCTGCGCCTCGCAGCCCGCCGTCCGACCCGGGCGGTGACAGCGTTCCTGAGCCAGCTTGGCATTGTCGAAGCGGTCAATGACGCGGAGGCCGAAGGGCAGGGTTGA
- a CDS encoding YidH family protein encodes MRKPTMRNASHEGIKPQADHRVESPDAGSALTGPQFPPEGHEPDYRFTLANERTFLAWVRTALALLAGAVGLMHFAKPLTGLDPDKLFGIALASAGLVAIVYATWRWHSVQRAMSHDAPLPGGTAIWFLSGLIILTGSLAGITALVSGGLL; translated from the coding sequence ATGAGGAAGCCGACAATGCGCAACGCCAGTCACGAAGGTATCAAACCGCAGGCCGATCATAGGGTCGAAAGCCCGGATGCGGGCAGCGCCTTGACCGGGCCGCAATTCCCGCCCGAAGGCCATGAGCCCGACTACCGCTTCACGCTTGCCAATGAACGGACCTTCCTTGCCTGGGTGCGCACGGCGTTGGCGCTTCTGGCCGGCGCGGTGGGGCTGATGCATTTCGCCAAACCGCTGACCGGCCTCGACCCCGACAAGCTCTTCGGCATCGCGCTGGCTTCAGCCGGCCTCGTGGCGATCGTCTATGCGACCTGGCGCTGGCACAGCGTCCAGCGGGCCATGTCGCATGACGCGCCGCTGCCCGGCGGCACGGCCATCTGGTTCCTGTCCGGCCTCATCATCTTGACCGGCAGTCTCGCCGGGATCACCGCGCTCGTCAGCGGAGGTCTGCTGTGA
- a CDS encoding DUF202 domain-containing protein, whose translation MSERLIPGRPGLQPERTDLSWVRTALVVAINGGLLLLREGGTPGLLSILGGSFAMALAIMMVLTGMRRTRLLRLRPLPLHLAPRQEVLITGISVALLGALTLLMIVVR comes from the coding sequence ATGAGCGAACGTCTCATCCCCGGCCGACCCGGATTGCAGCCCGAGCGGACGGACCTCTCCTGGGTGCGCACCGCGCTGGTGGTTGCCATCAATGGTGGACTGCTGCTTCTGCGCGAGGGCGGGACGCCGGGCCTGCTCTCAATCCTTGGCGGCAGCTTCGCCATGGCGCTTGCCATCATGATGGTGCTGACCGGGATGAGGCGTACGCGTCTGCTGCGTCTGCGTCCGCTGCCGCTTCACCTCGCGCCGCGACAGGAAGTGCTGATCACCGGCATCTCTGTCGCTCTGCTGGGAGCGCTCACGCTCCTGATGATCGTCGTTCGCTGA
- a CDS encoding molybdopterin oxidoreductase family protein: MVRNDRGANAAPSQQALRDSAAPDEGDGVVTSPKVGDHVAKTTCYMCACRCGIDVHIRDGKVRYISGNKDHPVNRGVLCGKGSAGIMQHYSPARLRKPLLRTGPRGKGEYREIEWDEALSIVTERLARIRSTDPKKLAFFTGRDQSQSLTGWWATQFGTPNFAAHGGFCSVNMAAAGLYSIGGAFWEFGEPDWERSKYFMLFGVAEDHDSNPIKIGLGKLKANGAKVVGVNPCRTGYNAIADEWIGIRPGTDGLFVLALVHELLRAGKVDLDYLIRYTNLHQLVIRDEGAADDGLFLRDGDGNILSWEREKGTTAISSDPAIAPALTGTFQALGRTVSPAFQLLAERYLSKDYAPDAVADKCGVPADTIRRIAAELAKVAFEEEIEIPVAWTDWAGREHKTMKGRPVSMHAMRGISAHSNGFHTCRALHLLQVLLGTVDVPGGFRYKPPYPKPVPPPLKPAGKDGGKPNTPLGGAPLGFVTDPADLLVDENGGPVRIDKAYSWQAPFSAHGLMHMVIRNAYEGDPYPIDTLFLYMANMAWNSSMNTSETTRMLTAKDENGEYKIPFIIYSDAYHSETVSYADLVLPDTTYLERHDCISLLDRPISHADGPGDAIRHPVLEPDRDVRGFQSVLIDIGARLGLPGFVNEDGSAKYRDYADYIVNHERSPGIGPLAGWRGENGDQHGRGAPNRNQLKRYIEHGGFWHHDFRPEERFYKMANKAYLETAVQFGFLSKPEPIIFQIYSEPLQRFRLAAKGHGPIQPPEAERDRVATHFDPLPFWSEPLEQSLVSADDYPIHALTQRPMFMYHSWGSQNAWLRQVMNQNKLFVHRDLAASLNLVDDDWVWIESPHGRVRGQISLVEGVNPQTVWTWNAIGKRRRTWGLHENAGESNRGFLLNHAITELLPPDATGRRFSNSDPVTGQAAWFDLRIRLIKCTPEEAGSTEPLEPPVELPPGLSEGPDKLTYGAEFRPGHPHKERAK; this comes from the coding sequence ATGGTGCGCAATGATCGCGGGGCGAACGCCGCCCCATCGCAGCAAGCCCTGCGTGACAGTGCCGCCCCGGATGAGGGCGATGGCGTCGTCACCTCCCCCAAGGTCGGCGACCATGTGGCGAAGACCACCTGCTACATGTGCGCCTGTCGCTGCGGGATCGACGTCCATATCCGCGATGGCAAGGTGCGCTACATCAGCGGCAACAAGGACCATCCGGTCAATCGCGGCGTGTTGTGCGGCAAGGGCAGCGCCGGCATCATGCAGCACTACAGCCCGGCGCGGCTCAGGAAGCCGCTGTTGCGCACCGGGCCGCGCGGCAAGGGCGAATACCGCGAGATCGAGTGGGACGAAGCGCTCTCTATCGTCACCGAGCGGCTTGCCCGCATCCGTTCCACGGACCCGAAGAAGCTCGCCTTCTTCACCGGCCGCGACCAGTCGCAATCGCTGACCGGCTGGTGGGCGACGCAGTTCGGCACGCCGAATTTCGCCGCCCATGGCGGCTTCTGTTCGGTCAATATGGCCGCGGCCGGCCTCTATTCCATCGGCGGCGCGTTCTGGGAATTCGGCGAGCCCGACTGGGAGCGCTCGAAATATTTCATGCTGTTCGGCGTCGCCGAGGACCATGATTCCAATCCGATCAAGATCGGCCTCGGCAAGCTCAAGGCCAATGGCGCCAAGGTGGTGGGCGTCAATCCCTGTCGCACCGGCTATAACGCGATCGCGGATGAATGGATCGGCATCCGCCCGGGCACGGACGGGCTGTTTGTGCTGGCGCTGGTGCATGAGCTGCTGCGCGCAGGCAAGGTCGATCTCGATTACCTGATCCGCTACACCAATCTGCACCAACTGGTCATTCGCGACGAGGGGGCCGCCGATGACGGCCTGTTCCTGCGCGATGGCGACGGCAATATCCTGAGCTGGGAGCGCGAGAAAGGCACAACCGCGATTTCCAGCGATCCGGCGATCGCGCCGGCGCTGACCGGCACCTTTCAGGCGCTGGGCCGCACCGTCAGCCCTGCCTTCCAGCTTCTCGCCGAGCGCTATCTGTCGAAGGACTACGCGCCGGATGCGGTTGCCGACAAGTGCGGCGTACCCGCCGACACCATCCGTCGCATCGCGGCGGAACTGGCGAAGGTCGCCTTCGAGGAGGAAATCGAGATCCCCGTCGCCTGGACCGACTGGGCGGGCCGCGAGCACAAGACGATGAAGGGCCGCCCGGTCTCGATGCACGCCATGCGCGGCATCTCGGCCCATTCCAACGGTTTTCACACCTGTCGCGCCCTTCACCTGCTTCAGGTTCTGCTTGGAACCGTCGATGTGCCCGGCGGCTTTCGCTACAAGCCGCCCTATCCGAAGCCGGTGCCGCCGCCGCTGAAACCTGCCGGCAAGGATGGCGGCAAGCCGAACACGCCGCTTGGCGGCGCGCCGCTCGGCTTCGTCACCGATCCCGCCGACCTGCTGGTGGATGAGAATGGTGGGCCCGTGCGCATCGACAAGGCCTATTCCTGGCAGGCGCCGTTCTCCGCCCACGGGCTGATGCATATGGTGATCCGCAACGCCTATGAGGGCGATCCCTATCCGATCGACACGCTGTTTCTCTACATGGCGAACATGGCATGGAACTCGTCGATGAACACATCCGAGACGACGCGGATGCTGACGGCGAAGGACGAGAACGGCGAGTACAAGATCCCGTTCATCATCTATTCCGACGCCTATCATTCCGAGACGGTTTCCTATGCCGATCTGGTGCTGCCGGATACGACCTATCTGGAACGCCACGACTGCATCAGCCTGCTCGACCGGCCGATCAGCCATGCGGACGGGCCGGGCGATGCGATCCGCCACCCGGTTCTCGAACCCGACCGCGACGTGCGCGGCTTCCAGTCGGTGCTGATCGATATCGGCGCGCGGCTGGGGCTTCCGGGTTTCGTCAACGAGGATGGCAGCGCGAAATATCGCGATTATGCCGATTACATCGTGAACCATGAACGCAGCCCCGGCATCGGTCCGCTTGCCGGCTGGCGCGGCGAGAACGGCGACCAGCACGGCCGCGGTGCGCCGAACAGGAACCAGCTCAAGCGCTATATCGAACATGGCGGCTTCTGGCATCACGATTTCAGGCCGGAAGAGCGTTTCTACAAGATGGCCAACAAGGCCTATCTGGAGACGGCGGTGCAGTTCGGCTTTCTGTCGAAACCCGAACCGATCATCTTCCAGATCTATTCCGAACCGCTGCAGCGCTTCCGCCTTGCCGCGAAGGGCCACGGCCCGATCCAGCCGCCCGAGGCCGAACGCGACCGCGTCGCCACCCATTTCGATCCGCTGCCATTCTGGTCCGAGCCGCTTGAGCAGAGCCTGGTTTCGGCGGATGACTACCCGATCCACGCGCTGACGCAGCGGCCGATGTTCATGTACCATTCCTGGGGCTCGCAGAATGCGTGGCTGCGGCAGGTGATGAACCAGAACAAGCTGTTCGTACATCGCGATCTCGCCGCAAGCCTGAACCTCGTGGATGACGACTGGGTCTGGATCGAAAGCCCGCACGGAAGGGTGCGCGGGCAGATTTCGCTGGTGGAGGGCGTGAACCCGCAGACGGTGTGGACCTGGAACGCAATCGGCAAGCGGCGGCGAACCTGGGGTCTGCACGAAAATGCCGGCGAATCAAATCGTGGCTTCCTGCTGAACCATGCCATTACCGAACTGCTGCCGCCGGATGCCACTGGCCGCCGGTTCTCCAATTCGGACCCGGTGACCGGGCAGGCCGCCTGGTTCGACCTGCGCATCCGCCTGATCAAATGCACGCCGGAAGAGGCCGGGAGCACCGAGCCTCTGGAACCGCCCGTCGAATTGCCGCCGGGCCTTTCCGAGGGACCCGACAAGCTCACCTACGGTGCGGAATTCAGGCCGGGCCACCCACACAAGGAGCGCGCGAAATGA
- a CDS encoding 4Fe-4S dicluster domain-containing protein, whose translation MTCLPEKTDRKLGLAIDLDTCVGCNACVTSCKEWNAGGHMAPLTDLNPYADKVDGVFFNRVHTYEQDTPKGGSTIHFPRSCLHCETPACVTVCPTGASYKRASDGIVLVDEDKCIGCKLCSWACPYGAREFDVDVGVMKKCTLCVDRIYNENLAEEDRVPACVAACPTGARHFGDFGDPDSAISKLSEERGGVALMPELGYNPTNRYLPPRPRRDAATATDALPLEDASPEGGFLGWVDRMLSR comes from the coding sequence ATGACCTGTCTTCCCGAAAAGACCGACCGCAAGCTCGGTCTCGCGATCGATCTCGATACCTGTGTCGGCTGCAATGCCTGCGTCACCTCCTGCAAGGAATGGAATGCGGGCGGCCACATGGCGCCGCTGACCGATCTCAACCCCTATGCCGACAAGGTGGACGGGGTGTTCTTCAACCGCGTCCACACCTATGAGCAGGATACGCCGAAGGGCGGTTCCACCATCCATTTCCCGCGCTCATGCCTGCATTGCGAGACGCCGGCCTGCGTCACGGTCTGTCCCACCGGCGCGTCCTACAAGCGCGCCTCGGATGGCATCGTGCTGGTGGACGAGGACAAGTGCATCGGCTGCAAGCTGTGCTCCTGGGCCTGTCCCTATGGCGCGCGGGAATTCGATGTCGATGTCGGCGTGATGAAGAAATGCACGCTCTGCGTCGACCGAATTTACAATGAAAACCTCGCCGAGGAGGATCGCGTGCCCGCCTGCGTCGCCGCCTGTCCCACCGGCGCGCGCCATTTCGGCGATTTCGGCGATCCGGATTCGGCGATCTCGAAGCTTTCGGAGGAACGCGGCGGCGTCGCGCTGATGCCCGAGCTTGGCTATAACCCCACCAACCGCTACCTGCCGCCGCGCCCGCGACGCGACGCCGCCACCGCGACGGATGCCCTGCCGCTTGAGGATGCTTCGCCAGAGGGCGGCTTTCTCGGCTGGGTCGACCGCATGCTTTCGAGGTAG
- a CDS encoding dimethyl sulfoxide reductase anchor subunit family protein, giving the protein MHPAFSVIFFTTASGAGYGLLFLLGLAAAFGLLPPDPWLGLVGFGLSLGLISAGLLSSTAHLGRPERAWRAFSQWRSSWLSREGVSSVATYVPAVALAFGWVILQASGGWMALAGGLAVIGAVATVIMTAMIYASLKPVAEWHGPWTLPAYLVFAAMTGLTLLNALLVIFGPASRLVAALAVLLALAGWAVKRGYWAYRDSGKGQPTANQALGLGEGQIRQVQSPHSEQNYLLKEMGYRVARKHAARLRLIAQALAFALPAACLVLSLLLPGPLALVLALAAVPLQLAGMLVERWLFFAEARHTVTLYYGM; this is encoded by the coding sequence ATGCATCCCGCCTTTTCCGTTATCTTCTTCACCACCGCGTCCGGCGCGGGTTACGGCCTGCTGTTCCTGCTCGGCCTTGCCGCCGCCTTCGGCCTGCTGCCGCCAGATCCGTGGCTCGGTCTCGTCGGCTTCGGCCTGTCGCTCGGCCTGATCTCGGCCGGGTTGTTGTCGTCCACCGCCCATCTCGGCCGTCCGGAGCGCGCCTGGCGCGCCTTCAGCCAGTGGCGGTCGTCATGGCTCTCGCGCGAAGGCGTGTCCTCTGTCGCGACCTATGTTCCTGCTGTCGCGCTCGCCTTCGGCTGGGTCATCCTGCAGGCCAGCGGCGGCTGGATGGCGCTTGCCGGCGGCCTTGCCGTCATTGGCGCGGTCGCGACCGTCATCATGACGGCGATGATCTACGCCTCGCTCAAGCCCGTCGCGGAATGGCATGGTCCCTGGACGCTGCCCGCCTATCTGGTCTTTGCCGCGATGACAGGTTTGACGCTGCTCAACGCATTGCTTGTAATCTTCGGCCCAGCCAGCCGGCTCGTTGCCGCGCTGGCGGTGCTCCTCGCGCTGGCAGGGTGGGCGGTCAAGCGCGGCTACTGGGCCTATCGCGACAGCGGCAAGGGTCAGCCCACCGCCAATCAGGCGCTCGGGCTGGGCGAGGGCCAAATCCGCCAGGTGCAGTCCCCGCACAGCGAGCAGAATTACCTGCTGAAGGAAATGGGCTATCGCGTCGCGCGCAAGCATGCCGCAAGGCTGCGCCTGATCGCGCAAGCGCTTGCCTTTGCCCTACCGGCGGCCTGTCTCGTGCTGTCGCTGCTGCTTCCCGGACCGCTGGCGCTGGTGCTCGCCCTTGCCGCCGTGCCCCTGCAACTTGCCGGCATGCTGGTCGAACGCTGGCTGTTCTTCGCCGAAGCGCGGCACACGGTGACGCTTTATTACGGCATGTGA
- a CDS encoding NADH:flavin oxidoreductase, which yields MHNDPLLHPYQLKHLTLKNRIMISSHEPAYPEDGMPKGRYRAYHAERARAGVALTMTAGSASVARDSPPVFNNILAWKDEVVGWMRQLTDECHEHDCAVMIQLTHLGRRTRWDKADWLPVVSAGHEREAAHRAFPKKAEDWDIARLITDYADAAERMQAAGLDGIEIQAYGHLMDQFWSPLTNDLDAPYGGSLDNRLRFTFEVLGEIRRRVGPDFIVGVRYTGDERLEGGFDREDGLEISRRLKESGLVDFLNVVRGHIDTDAGLTDVIPVQGMASAPHLDFAGEIRVATDFPTFHAAKIQDVATARHAIASGKLDMVGMTRAHMTDPHIVAKIIAGEEERIRPCVGANYCLDRIYQGGLAFCVHNAATGREETMPHAIPPADMKRRIVIVGAGPAGMEAARVAAERGHDVIVHEAANDPGGQVRLAAQSERRREMISIIDWRFAECRRLGVTFHFNSFVDGDAVLAEKPDIVIIATGGLPHTDVTGAGDDLVVSAWDILTGDVKPGQNVLIYDDAGDYPALQAAEKIAETGAKVEIMTRDRAFAPEVMAMSLTPFMRALQKRDVTFTVTWKLQRVERDGNRLLATIDSDYGGVTRTRSVDQVIVNHGTRPLDDIYFELKPESSNLGAVDYEALVAGDPQAVHSNPEGNYQLFRIGDAVSARNIHAAIYDALRLVKDL from the coding sequence ATGCATAATGATCCGCTGCTGCACCCTTACCAGCTCAAGCACCTCACCCTGAAAAACCGCATCATGATCTCCTCGCACGAGCCTGCCTATCCGGAGGACGGCATGCCGAAGGGGCGGTATCGCGCCTATCACGCCGAGCGCGCCCGCGCCGGCGTGGCGCTGACCATGACCGCCGGTTCGGCATCGGTGGCGCGCGACAGCCCGCCGGTGTTCAACAACATCCTCGCCTGGAAGGACGAGGTGGTCGGCTGGATGCGGCAGCTCACGGACGAATGTCACGAGCATGACTGCGCGGTGATGATCCAGCTCACCCATCTCGGCCGCCGCACCCGCTGGGACAAGGCCGACTGGCTGCCGGTCGTCTCCGCCGGCCACGAACGCGAGGCGGCCCACCGCGCCTTTCCGAAAAAGGCGGAGGACTGGGATATCGCCCGCCTGATCACCGATTATGCCGATGCCGCCGAACGCATGCAGGCGGCCGGTCTCGACGGTATCGAAATCCAGGCCTATGGCCACCTGATGGACCAGTTCTGGTCGCCGCTGACCAATGATCTGGACGCGCCCTATGGCGGCTCGCTCGATAACCGGCTGCGGTTCACCTTCGAGGTGCTGGGCGAAATCCGTCGGCGCGTCGGCCCGGATTTCATCGTCGGCGTGCGCTATACCGGCGACGAGCGGCTCGAGGGCGGGTTCGACCGCGAAGACGGTCTCGAGATTTCGCGCCGGCTGAAGGAGAGCGGGCTGGTCGACTTCCTCAATGTCGTGCGCGGCCATATCGATACCGATGCCGGGCTGACCGACGTTATCCCCGTGCAGGGCATGGCCAGCGCCCCGCATCTCGATTTCGCGGGCGAAATCCGCGTGGCGACGGATTTCCCGACCTTCCATGCCGCCAAGATCCAGGATGTCGCGACCGCCCGCCACGCGATTGCCAGCGGCAAGCTCGACATGGTCGGCATGACCCGCGCGCATATGACAGACCCGCATATCGTGGCGAAGATCATCGCCGGCGAGGAAGAGCGCATCCGCCCCTGCGTCGGCGCGAACTACTGTCTCGACAGGATCTATCAGGGCGGGCTCGCCTTCTGCGTCCATAACGCCGCCACGGGCCGCGAGGAAACCATGCCGCACGCCATTCCCCCGGCTGACATGAAACGCCGCATCGTGATTGTCGGCGCGGGCCCGGCGGGCATGGAGGCCGCGCGCGTGGCCGCCGAGCGCGGTCACGACGTGATCGTGCATGAGGCGGCGAACGACCCCGGCGGCCAGGTTCGGCTTGCCGCCCAGAGCGAGCGCCGCCGCGAGATGATATCGATCATCGACTGGCGGTTTGCCGAATGTCGGCGGCTCGGCGTCACCTTCCATTTCAACAGTTTCGTTGATGGCGACGCGGTGCTTGCGGAAAAGCCCGATATCGTCATCATCGCCACGGGCGGCCTGCCGCACACCGATGTGACGGGCGCGGGTGACGACCTCGTGGTTTCCGCCTGGGACATCCTGACCGGAGACGTCAAACCCGGCCAGAATGTGTTGATATACGACGATGCCGGCGACTATCCGGCCCTTCAGGCCGCTGAAAAAATCGCCGAGACCGGCGCGAAAGTGGAGATCATGACCCGCGACCGGGCGTTTGCGCCGGAGGTGATGGCGATGTCGCTGACGCCCTTCATGCGCGCCCTGCAAAAGCGCGACGTGACCTTCACCGTGACATGGAAACTGCAGCGCGTGGAACGCGACGGCAACCGGCTTCTGGCGACGATCGACAGCGATTATGGCGGCGTGACCCGCACCCGCTCTGTCGATCAGGTGATCGTCAACCACGGCACACGACCGCTCGACGATATCTATTTCGAACTGAAACCCGAATCGTCCAATCTCGGCGCGGTCGATTACGAGGCGCTGGTGGCGGGCGACCCGCAAGCGGTGCACAGCAATCCCGAGGGTAACTATCAACTGTTCCGGATCGGAGACGCGGTTTCAGCCCGCAACATCCACGCGGCGATCTATGACGCCCTGCGGCTGGTGAAGGACCTCTGA
- a CDS encoding TetR/AcrR family transcriptional regulator, translating into MDAETENTAGWRGSRALWLDAARQVFVETGVDAVKIQPLAERLSLSRTSFYWFFKDRAALLNALLEHWEETNTGALIDACDAYAETLSEAILNLISVFIAETDFDPRLDFSVRGWAAQSADVMARVASADERRIAAIKALFVRFGFAPGEADVRAHAVYLVQIGYISLQVSEDTATRVNRASEYVRIYTGRTPSERELARFRARHEC; encoded by the coding sequence ATGGATGCTGAAACGGAAAACACTGCCGGCTGGCGCGGCTCGCGCGCATTGTGGCTCGATGCGGCCCGGCAGGTCTTTGTCGAAACAGGGGTGGATGCGGTCAAGATCCAGCCGCTGGCCGAACGTCTCTCCTTGTCGCGGACCAGCTTCTACTGGTTTTTCAAGGATCGTGCGGCGCTGCTGAACGCGCTTCTGGAACATTGGGAAGAAACCAATACCGGCGCGCTGATCGACGCCTGCGATGCCTATGCCGAAACCCTGAGCGAGGCCATCCTCAACCTGATCAGCGTCTTCATCGCGGAAACGGATTTCGATCCGCGTCTCGATTTTTCGGTCCGCGGCTGGGCGGCGCAATCCGCCGATGTCATGGCCCGCGTCGCCAGCGCGGATGAGAGGCGGATCGCGGCCATCAAGGCGCTGTTCGTCCGCTTCGGCTTTGCGCCGGGGGAGGCGGATGTGCGGGCGCACGCGGTCTATCTGGTGCAGATCGGCTATATCTCGCTGCAGGTCTCGGAGGATACCGCCACGCGCGTGAACCGCGCTTCGGAATATGTCAGGATCTATACCGGCCGGACGCCGAGCGAGCGCGAACTCGCCCGCTTCCGCGCCCGTCATGAGTGCTGA
- a CDS encoding ABC transporter ATP-binding protein, whose amino-acid sequence MSVVADQLSWGVRRKVIVKNVSLDVREGETLGLIGPNGSGKSSLLRLLAGLKRPDRGHVEIHGRNIAHVPRRLLAREVAFVQQNAATDTNVTVRDVVRLGRTPHRSALSGWSSADQEAVSDALRRVGMEPLQNQSWQTLSGGERQRVHIARALAQSPRVLFLDEPTNHLDIHHQIEILHTVRQLDLTSIVALHDLNLAAMFCDRIIVLKDGAIVASGAPETVLTEEMIGSVFRVSAAVSASPYHGRPQIHFRSC is encoded by the coding sequence ATGAGCGTCGTTGCAGACCAGTTAAGCTGGGGCGTCCGGCGAAAGGTCATCGTGAAGAATGTCAGCCTTGACGTGCGGGAGGGCGAAACCCTCGGACTGATCGGGCCGAACGGCTCGGGCAAGTCCTCGTTGCTAAGGCTCCTTGCCGGCCTGAAGCGGCCGGATCGCGGCCATGTCGAGATCCATGGCCGCAACATCGCCCACGTGCCCCGACGCTTGCTGGCGCGCGAGGTGGCATTCGTTCAGCAAAATGCGGCGACCGATACCAATGTCACGGTCCGCGACGTCGTCCGCCTGGGACGCACGCCCCATCGCTCGGCGCTTTCCGGCTGGAGTTCGGCCGATCAGGAAGCGGTATCCGACGCACTCCGGCGCGTCGGCATGGAGCCGCTTCAGAACCAGTCCTGGCAGACGCTTTCGGGCGGCGAGCGGCAACGCGTGCACATCGCCCGCGCGCTTGCCCAGAGCCCGCGGGTTCTGTTCCTCGATGAACCGACCAACCATCTCGACATCCACCATCAGATCGAGATCCTGCACACCGTGCGGCAACTGGACCTGACGAGCATCGTTGCCCTGCACGATCTCAATCTCGCCGCGATGTTCTGTGACCGGATCATCGTGCTGAAGGATGGCGCCATCGTCGCCTCGGGCGCGCCCGAAACCGTGTTGACCGAAGAGATGATCGGAAGCGTCTTTCGCGTTTCCGCCGCCGTCAGCGCCTCTCCCTATCACGGCCGCCCGCAGATCCACTTCCGCTCCTGCTGA